The following coding sequences lie in one Gorilla gorilla gorilla isolate KB3781 chromosome 5, NHGRI_mGorGor1-v2.1_pri, whole genome shotgun sequence genomic window:
- the FHL5 gene encoding four and a half LIM domains protein 5 isoform X1 produces the protein MKISKASRKQRFWSHQHIWDGGSHSQGGDVVHEDLRDQTKMTTAHFYCQYCTASLLGKKYVLKDDSPYCVTCYDRVFSNYCKECKKPIESDSKDLCYKDRHWHEGCFKCTKCNHSLVEKPFAAKDERLLCTECYSNECSSKCFHCKRTIMPGSRKMEFKGNYWHETCFVCENCRQPIGTKPLISKESGNYCVPCFEKEFAHYCNFCKKVITSGGITFCDQLWHKECFLCSGCRKDLCEEQFMSRDDYPFCVDCYNHLYANKCVACSKPISGLTGAKFICFQDSQWHSECFNCGKCSVSLVGKGFLTQNKEIFCQKCGSGMDTDI, from the exons ATGAAGATAtctaaagctagcagaaaacagaGATTTTGGAGTCATCAGCACATTTGGGATGGTGGAAGCCACAGCCAAGGAGGGGATGTGGTACACGAAGACCTCAGG GATCAAACCAAAATGACAACTGCTCACTTTTACTGTCAATACTGCACAGCATCACTTCTTGGGAAGAAATATGTACTAAAGGATGACAGTCCGTACTGTGTTACATGTTATGATCGTGTATTTTCTAACTATTGCAAGGAATGCAAAAAACCAATTGAATCTGATTCTAAG GATCTTTGTTACAAAGACCGGCACTGGCATGAAGGATGCTTCAAGTGCACCAAATGCAATCACTCTTTGGTGGAAAAGCCTTTTGCTGCCAAGGATGAGCGCCTGCTGTGCACAGAGTGCTATTCTAACGAGTGCTCCTCCAAGTGCTTCCACTGCAAGAGGACCATCATGCCTG GTTCCCGCAAAATGGAATTTAAGGGAAACTACTGGCATGAAACCTGTTTTGTGTGTGAGAATTGCCGACAACCTATAGGGACAAAGCCTTTGATCTCCAAAGAGAGTGGCAATTATTGTGTGCcgtgttttgagaaggagtttgcTCACTACTGCAACTTTTGTAAGAAG GTGATAACTTCAGGTGGGATAACATTTTGTGACCAGCTATGGCATAAAGAGTGTTTTCTGTGTAGTGGCTGTAGGAAAGATCTCTGTGAAGAACAGTTCATGTCCAGAGACGACTATCCATTCTGCGTGGACTGCTACAACCATCTTTATGCCAACAAGTGTGTAGCCTGTTCCAAACCCATTAGTG GTCTCACAGGTGCCAAGTTTATCTGCTTTCAAGACAGCCAGTGGCATAGCGAATGCTTTAACTGTGGGAAGTGCTCTGTCTCCTTGGTGGGTAAAGGCTTCCTGACCCAGAACAAGGAAATCTTCTGCCAAAAATGTGGCTCCGGAATGGACACTGACATCTAG
- the FHL5 gene encoding four and a half LIM domains protein 5 isoform X2 produces the protein MKISKASRKQRFWSHQHIWDGGSHSQGGDVVHEDLRDQTKMTTAHFYCQYCTASLLGKKYVLKDDSPYCVTCYDRVFSNYCKECKKPIESDSKDLCYKDRHWHEGCFKCTKCNHSLVEKPFAAKDERLLCTECYSNECSSKCFHCKRTIMPGSRKMEFKGNYWHETCFVCENCRQPIGTKPLISKESGNYCVPCFEKEFAHYCNFCKKVITSGGITFCDQLWHKECFLCSGCRKDLCEEQFMSRDDYPFCVDCYNHLYANKCVACSKPISGDRDQTLTEDSNSTTF, from the exons ATGAAGATAtctaaagctagcagaaaacagaGATTTTGGAGTCATCAGCACATTTGGGATGGTGGAAGCCACAGCCAAGGAGGGGATGTGGTACACGAAGACCTCAGG GATCAAACCAAAATGACAACTGCTCACTTTTACTGTCAATACTGCACAGCATCACTTCTTGGGAAGAAATATGTACTAAAGGATGACAGTCCGTACTGTGTTACATGTTATGATCGTGTATTTTCTAACTATTGCAAGGAATGCAAAAAACCAATTGAATCTGATTCTAAG GATCTTTGTTACAAAGACCGGCACTGGCATGAAGGATGCTTCAAGTGCACCAAATGCAATCACTCTTTGGTGGAAAAGCCTTTTGCTGCCAAGGATGAGCGCCTGCTGTGCACAGAGTGCTATTCTAACGAGTGCTCCTCCAAGTGCTTCCACTGCAAGAGGACCATCATGCCTG GTTCCCGCAAAATGGAATTTAAGGGAAACTACTGGCATGAAACCTGTTTTGTGTGTGAGAATTGCCGACAACCTATAGGGACAAAGCCTTTGATCTCCAAAGAGAGTGGCAATTATTGTGTGCcgtgttttgagaaggagtttgcTCACTACTGCAACTTTTGTAAGAAG GTGATAACTTCAGGTGGGATAACATTTTGTGACCAGCTATGGCATAAAGAGTGTTTTCTGTGTAGTGGCTGTAGGAAAGATCTCTGTGAAGAACAGTTCATGTCCAGAGACGACTATCCATTCTGCGTGGACTGCTACAACCATCTTTATGCCAACAAGTGTGTAGCCTGTTCCAAACCCATTAGTG GAGACAGAGATCAGACCCTCACCGAAGATTCAAATTCGactactttttaa
- the FHL5 gene encoding four and a half LIM domains protein 5 isoform X3, producing the protein MTTAHFYCQYCTASLLGKKYVLKDDSPYCVTCYDRVFSNYCKECKKPIESDSKDLCYKDRHWHEGCFKCTKCNHSLVEKPFAAKDERLLCTECYSNECSSKCFHCKRTIMPGSRKMEFKGNYWHETCFVCENCRQPIGTKPLISKESGNYCVPCFEKEFAHYCNFCKKVITSGGITFCDQLWHKECFLCSGCRKDLCEEQFMSRDDYPFCVDCYNHLYANKCVACSKPISGLTGAKFICFQDSQWHSECFNCGKCSVSLVGKGFLTQNKEIFCQKCGSGMDTDI; encoded by the exons ATGACAACTGCTCACTTTTACTGTCAATACTGCACAGCATCACTTCTTGGGAAGAAATATGTACTAAAGGATGACAGTCCGTACTGTGTTACATGTTATGATCGTGTATTTTCTAACTATTGCAAGGAATGCAAAAAACCAATTGAATCTGATTCTAAG GATCTTTGTTACAAAGACCGGCACTGGCATGAAGGATGCTTCAAGTGCACCAAATGCAATCACTCTTTGGTGGAAAAGCCTTTTGCTGCCAAGGATGAGCGCCTGCTGTGCACAGAGTGCTATTCTAACGAGTGCTCCTCCAAGTGCTTCCACTGCAAGAGGACCATCATGCCTG GTTCCCGCAAAATGGAATTTAAGGGAAACTACTGGCATGAAACCTGTTTTGTGTGTGAGAATTGCCGACAACCTATAGGGACAAAGCCTTTGATCTCCAAAGAGAGTGGCAATTATTGTGTGCcgtgttttgagaaggagtttgcTCACTACTGCAACTTTTGTAAGAAG GTGATAACTTCAGGTGGGATAACATTTTGTGACCAGCTATGGCATAAAGAGTGTTTTCTGTGTAGTGGCTGTAGGAAAGATCTCTGTGAAGAACAGTTCATGTCCAGAGACGACTATCCATTCTGCGTGGACTGCTACAACCATCTTTATGCCAACAAGTGTGTAGCCTGTTCCAAACCCATTAGTG GTCTCACAGGTGCCAAGTTTATCTGCTTTCAAGACAGCCAGTGGCATAGCGAATGCTTTAACTGTGGGAAGTGCTCTGTCTCCTTGGTGGGTAAAGGCTTCCTGACCCAGAACAAGGAAATCTTCTGCCAAAAATGTGGCTCCGGAATGGACACTGACATCTAG